TGTGTGTTTGCCCCACTCCTCACATAATAATACAATCTTCAAAGTTTTTTCACTATTCACATCCCTCTTTCCGACTTCTcaaatacacacacacaaattaCGAAACTGAAAAAGTATACCAAAACGAGATTCTACAATTAGCTAGTGACTAGTCAAAGAGCATCATGGTGATGGTGTGACCCCAAAGTTAGTCTAGTCTTCACATGTTTCTTAAGTTTTAAGCATTGAGCTtttattcctaaaatataaagaattctCTTTTTaaccggtggtggtggcctAGTGGCGTTTGAGGGATTTAAAAAACCCAATAAGACGAATCCGGGTTCAAACtccaccggccacacggatatgagttattgctttcagctcatttgaatgtccaggaaagggtctatccgtggactgtacctccacccgggagttaggcttgtgtcatcgttgacccgggtttaaccatttttttagcaaaaaaaaaaagaattctctCTTTGTCGAGGATTTATGGACaggacttgggttcaccccctggggtgaacctttaaattcaccacttgaTTTATGACCAATAAAAGTGACATGcgtataattaaataaaaagtattaaatatattttaaaattgctaAAAAGGAATAATGCtaattctaaattctaaatcttaatttctaaaccctaaacattaatatctaaatccaaaccctataccctacactcaaattctaaaccctaaacccaaatcctatactctaaactcaaatcgtatacgctaaacccaaattttagaccgtaaacccaaatcttatatCCAAAtgctagaccctaaacccaaaccgtatactctaaactcaaattctaaaccttaaacctaaaccgtaaaccctaaatctaaactatataccctaaacccaaatcgtataCTCTGAACCCagatcctaaaccctaaacccaaaccataaatcctaaaggtttactatttgggtttagggtttagaatttggttttagactatacggtttgggtttagggtctagcatttgaatttaaggtttagatttaaggtttacggtttgggtttaaagtcTAGGATTTGGCTTTAGGATCtaggatttaggtttagggtttaagatttggatttagggtttagagtttggatttatgaattaatatttagggtttagaaattaagatttagggtttagaattgattttattattttttagctattttaaaatatatttaatattttttatttaattatacacATGTCACTTTGATTGGTCGTAAAtcaagtggtgaatttaaaggttcactacaggaggtgaacccaagtcttgccCAGGATTTATTACCTTCGTCGTAAAAGTAAAAGTAAGATTTATTCCCCCTTTTTGTATCATTATTTCCGTGTGTTCTTGTTGTTTCCATAGAGCTGAAAGTGAGGAAACGGGAAAAGAAGTGAAGAATAGAAGatgtgtcttcttcttctaagGCATTAAACACATCAAATAAGGAGAGAAACCATTATagagttatatatatagacaCAGAGAAGACGAAGAAATAGATTtgccaatttttatttttggcaaTCGTTCTTTGAGTTAATAATGCCAGTCCCTCTTGCACCATATCCAACACCTCCGGCGTCAGCACTGCCTCCCTCGTACACTCCTCCGCTGCCGGTAAATggtataaactatttttaaataaccAACGTTTTAACCAATATATTTCTGTTTTCAAAACCTAACCACCAAAGTTTAAATTCTAGaaagataattaaaaatatattccaaagaatgattttaattagtttttacaAAACGGATCAAATATTTCTAGATTCCCCTTTGTTTATCCTCATTTCTTTTTACATTATGTAAACACAAATGATTGATCTCCAATATGCTCCCTTTTTTAAATTCAAGATTATTCCTAGAAACCCATTTATCTATCCCACATGAGTTCATCGTTAATccaataataataacaattttgaGGTTTGTAGGTAGTACAGGTGGACAGAGCCAGTTAGTGTGTTCAGGTTGCAGAAACCTTCTCATGTATCCCGTCGGAGCAACCTCTGTCTGCTGCGCCGTCTGTAACGCCGTCACGGCCGTTCCTCCGCCCGGTAAATATCTTGTTATTAAAAATCTGATCAAGAGATTTGTGTTCGTAATCACTGAACAATGCAGGAACAGAGATGGCTCAGTTAGTGGGAGGCTGCCATACACTTCTAATGTATATTCGTGGAGCTACAAGTGTTCAATGTTCTTGTTGTCACACCGTTAATCTTGCCCTCGAAGGTTTGCATttgatatataaacatttaCGCACATGCATATTCATGTTAATATGTTGAATCCCATTTCgaatttattattgttttgggTGTTTTAGTTAGGAAGCAAAACGAAACCATAACTAATATGAAATTAGTTCTTTGTTGAgatttatattacatatatttattatatgcttaTTTAGgatcttttacaaaataaaaaattgaagtgtcagcttgtttttgttttgttttgtgggtctaattttcttttgttgttttcagtGACATGCATTTATACGAATTTAGACCCGAGTGGTAACATAGTTAAAAACACTATTGCAAACCATTATAAAGTTCTCTTGTCATAGTGTggattaggggtgggcgttcggaaactcgttcgggttcgggtcgggtattttagattttcgggtattttgaTATAGAGATATAGTACCCGTTTAGGTATTTCTGTATTTCGGGTCAgattcggatatttagattttgaaagaatatttttttttcatttttaaggttcttctatttaaaagttttaattttcGATTaactaacttttttatttttttaatagattaaattattaatagatttggaagtaacatttcaaaaataaattgacATTAATTTGACTATTATTTTCTTAGatataacttttgttaatacataaaacaaaaagtttaatatttattttaagtgaATATCAGATCATTTTTCTCCGTAAttgtatgtatattatataatcataaaatatgtctgacatcaatataaatattttaaataaaatgagagatgaaaactagaaatataagagtaagtatatatatattcagttatcttcggatatccattcgggttcggatattatCCGTTTGAGTttggatatccaatctctcttaATTCAATACCCATTCCGATATTTTggtacttcggttcggatttcggttcgagttttttggatcgggttcgggtgcgGTTTCAGATATCGGCTAAAGTGTGGGTCTTAGTTAATTTCGATTTTTGGATATAATATAGCAAAACAGTTCTGTTTTTTCCCTAACAACAATTCTGATctgttttagttattttgtggTCTAGTTTAgtgatgtgtatatatatataaagaaagaaaaccaaCCAGGCTcgtgttttgaaaaaaaaaaaaaaaaaagaaaaccaaccAGGCTCGTGTTTTGAATAACGCTCGTGTCTTGCATGTGGAATCAGCGAATCAGGTGGCGCATGTGAATTGCGGAAGCTGCAGGATGCTACTTATGTATCAATATGGAGCAAGATCTGTCAAATGTGCTGTTTGTAGCTTTGTCACATCAGTTGGGGttagttctctttttttttttttttgaattatatagaGGTATTCTGGCCccacagaagtggtccagactagtcacgtgttgccacatgtcggtcctctgtccctggcgatgccgaaatgttaattttccagtggccgggattcgaacctaggtggcggaactcacagctgtgaaccctttaccaactgaaCTAGAAACCCCGGTTTAGTtctctttttttatcaactagTTTATTATTGAAACTAAAATGCACAACTTACAATAGCcccaaaaagaaaagtaaaaccaaacaaaaatttatattggTAACAAAACTTcacaaacatttttaaatagttgtaattataaaaaaatatccctggaaataaacattaaataaacaGTTTTTTACCAACTTGTtctttatataatgtttttgttttggttggtaTGGTTTTCATGATATGCTTGTAGGGTTCGACTAGCACGACTGATCTGAAGTTCAACAGCTAAATTTTTATTACGGTTTGTTTATGTATTAAATTGTGACAATATAGAGGAAAGAATCAAATCTGGCAGCGAATCAaatatttctctctctctctcttggatCATCCTCTCGATCAAGAATCTGGCAGCGAAAAAAAGAATCTGGCAGCAAGAGATGTTATGAGTTTGGAACTTTTTTCCGgagtaaattaatatgtaagtcgtccaaaatttctgattttggcatctttgtttgtttgtatagAGTTGTCTCCGTtcaatgtttctgttttttttttttgagaaattgatTCACCAGTTTGCAGAAGTTATATTCATGAATAAAAGATTAAGTttggacaagacttaggttcacccttgtggtgaatctttaaattcaccacaccatttatgaccaatgaaaatgacatgtagataattaaataaaacatattaaatttattttaaaataattaaaaaagaataatgacaattctaaaccacaaatcttaatttttaaaccctaaatagtaatttctaaatctaaatcctataccctaaatcaaaattctataccctaaacccaaatcctagaccctaaagccaaactcaaattctataccctaaaccgaaacccaaattttaaaccctaaacccaaaccataaatcttaaatctaaatcaagtaccataaacccaaatcgtagatcctaaacccaaaccttataccctaaacccaaattctatactctaaacccaaatcgtaaaccctaaatccaaaccgtatatcctaaacccaaatcctagaccttaaatccaaaccgtaaaccctaaaatttaaatttacatttaGGATTTACGGTTTAGGTTTAagatctaggatttgggtttagggtatacggtttgggtttagggtctaggatttgagtttagggtttaggatttgaatCTAGGgtattaaatttagatttaaggtttatggtttgggtttatggtctaagatttgggtttagggtataggattttggtttagggtatagagtttggatttagaaattagtatttagagtttaaaaattaagatttgtggtttaaaattgatattattcttttttaactattttaaaataaatttataatgttttatttaattatctacatgtcatTTTCATTGGTCATAAAGGGTGTGGtaaatttaaaggttcaccataaggggtgaacctaagtcttgtccatTAAGTTTTATGGATGATTTTCTTGCAATCAATTGGAGACGATTAGTTAATGATTCACCAAATCAATTTTATGTATGAACATTTTCTTCAATCTCCGTTACTATACAATAGTGATTTAATGCTTTAGATATGAATATAATTAGAAAATTGTGTTTGCAGATTGATTATTTGAGTTAAAAGTTCACAAATATCATATTTCGAGATAACCATCTAATAGATGTaataactaaatcataaaatagttaaatgttCCAAAAGGTAGACGTAGTGATCCATATATATCGCCTTGAATTCTTTCAAGAAATTTTGGtgatttttaatcaatttttattgGTGTTGGCCTTGTGATCAATTTTTCTAGAGAATATGCAAACATTTCATTTTATTTCCTTGACAAATCTCTCGGTTTTTCAGTCAATGAtcatgtgatttttttttatgattttacgATTCATGGTAGTGCATGGATAACTGAGgcaaaaaaaagataactgaGGCGAAGATGTCATATGTGAAACTTCtgaatttttttcattaacaTATTCTATTTGATTGCATCTATATAAGAATGATGAAATCTCGAAATAAGTTCCGGAAACTTTTGCAATGTATGCCTTTGGCTGTATTTgacaaaaaatacatatatgcaCTTATTTTCATCTTTAGTTGCAGATTGAGTATCATATTTACGAACATATGTATCTTTGAAACtcaataatgtttttttaattcagagAATATAGAGtgttgtttatataatttttcttattcCATTTGGCAATGTAAAGTTGGTCTTACCAATTCATTTAATCAATTATGCAAATTCTAATATCGTATTGACAATagttatatctatactattaaagcatgatactattgatttttttactaaaaatacatttttatttactaaCATTGCAGGTTTCATTAAGgataattaagtaatattaataacacatctatattgggtcatttttacggatccagcccactgcccacatcataTTTCTCTTGGACCATTTGgaccgattaagaaatcagatctaattcttattttttttctcttgaacCACTGAAttcaagttcaaataatttattttcaaccattcttaatattttgtgtagtaaacaaaaattaaacacttgattattatgttttttttattttttttaatataatttaagaattcataaaaaaaattgaatttttcatTGGAAAGTATAagtctttattaaaagtatattttttatttaaaaattaatcacataataaaattaatttatcaaaactataccaacttaattcattaaaaaataaagtttaattttctaaacataaatactcatttaaaatgaaacacgataaagaaagataaaaacctttaagtcttttataaaaaaacacaaatatataaaaatatgacatttactaaatatttgtcaatttaaaaaaaaaatctgcgctttaaaagcgcggatcaaaatctagctTTTATATTAAAGATATATCTCTTTTGGTTaaacaaataagaaaacaaaacatataaatctGAAAAGAgttatcaaaaaagaaaatctgcAAAGAAATACACGAAACGAACACATGCAcgcgaaaagaaaagaagaaactgtATGAGCTGaaatcaaaggaaaaaaaatgtgttcaaaaaaaagaagaagaaaacagtcGGACCCCAGACTACTCTGGACGAAAATGCATCACACTCAGTAAGTACATGGAACATCGAAAAGTCCATTGAAAATCTGACAGCTGTAAGCAACTGCCAAAGTAAAGCAGGCCAGAAATTTTCGGCGTTTTTGCAGAAAGAAATTGAGAAAGTAACATACCACTATGGAAAGGTTTGGTGTGTGTTTTTCAGTTGGTTGTGTCGTTAAAAGAGAGGTCCATCCTTAGAGAAAATATCAATGAGGTCCTAGACTTAACTAAATAAAATCTAGGGAAATTTGCCAATATGGAACAACTTAGCTATAAGTTGTCCCCTTAGAACAAAATCAACTTTTGTCACATTTAGATATTGACTACcctttttgtatataaaaattcatataaatttttttataaagccaaaaaatattagaaaatagtTAACTTGATGTAGACAAGCATGtgcatatatgaaaaatatttttgcattcaaaaaatgtttgaataataattttcaaaattggCTAAAATGTGTTAGTAAATCATATCTACCATCTACGACGGTTTAGAATATGTAGTCTACGCAACGCAAAACGTTCTAAAACCCTTTTGGATGCACATTATACTGATAACATATACGACTACTAAGGTAGAATATGAAAAGCAAATTTCTCGCTATTATCTAATTTTCTGGTAGATTACAAATCCTACGGGTTTATTACCTATCCACCACGGTAGACAATATAATCTAAAGTTACTCATTTGTATACCGTGGTAGACAATATAATCTACGACATTTCTTTTTATCTACAATAGTAGTATACTATATCCTACCTTTTATTCTACGTTCTAATTTGGTAGAATGCAAATTCTACACGGTTTTCGAATTAAATCCGAAAATCTTGCTAAAAACGGTTAACAAATATTCTgcaaatctttttaattatttttttctcctttttagttttaatttcctaaaatctagttttcttcTCCAAGTTCTTTTTCTTCACGTTCTTCATCTTTTCAATTCTTTTCAAAGTTTTTCTTCTATCAAGAATATGAAAATTCACATCTATGCTTCTTGTGGTTTGTGGAAATCGTCCATAAACAATGGATGGGGATTTATTGTTGATGAGGAAAGAGGAGGCAGATTACTTACATTGGACACAAGTTCAACATTTGATAACCTAAAAGCTATGGTTTGTGAAGACTTTGGAATTGATGTAATGATTGTTTTGATCAAATTTGGACTATGGTTTCACGAGTTGTTTCTTAAgcttttagtatttttaattttaaatatttaatttaattaacttTGTATTAAAAAGGGACAAAACAGTCTACACATTAATGTTAATTCTAATGGGACAAAAAATGTAGATTTAGTTCTAAGGGGACAAATGGATACCGAATTAGTTCCATATTGGCAAATTTCCCTAAAATCTATATGATTGAATAAGAATACAGCTAGGTGGATAGCAAAGGAACAAAAGCATATCAAATGCTCACATGCTCACACACTATTATCTCATATAGTCTCTTACGGTCACAAGAGGATTACATTCCCCTCTCACATGGACCACAAGTATGTGATTATGTATCCAACATTGAAGAACACAGTTTTCTACCATTACTTAGGAATTAGGATATGACCAAATGTTGTAGTTGAACTAGAGGCTAGAGATATGCAAACATATGTTATGTTTGAAATTTGGAGTTCATGGTGGGAATGTTCAATAAGTTTTCATAAAATGTATGATCTGGTGGGAAGTTCTCTCAGAATATGGTCGAGTTCATCAAGAGGTTTACAAGGATGTACCACGAGATTCAGGACTAAAAAAGTAACACTCACTTCTATAACTCTTATTGTTTCTACTCGTCTCCCATGGCGAGTTCAAGGGCGTAATCATCCCTTTCCTGCAATGTAACGGTGGATACAACTGTTAAAATCCCAAGACTAGAAGAGTTGTATACTATCGTGCGTCTTGGTAAGACAATACtatgttttgattttctttgaCAGCATCAATTATATAGATAGTCCTAGTAAAACCGGTCACCAATTATAATACACAACTCCCTGAGTTGCTTAACAGTCAATCTACCTATACACTTCACCATCAATCTATTGATTTAGATAGAACTACTTAGCCATTAGTCCTCTTATTCGTTCGTTGGTTAGATTAGAAGATTCGTAACAAGAAAAGTGAACCAAGGTTTTCTTTTTGCTATGAGGACTTACAATTGGTCCACGAGCGAAGTATCTTCCAAATTGTAGCCAGTAAACCTGTGTGATCCATAACATTCAGAACTGTGTCACTAGAATGAAATGAAAGAAGAATAAATACTGCTGCAACTTGCAAGCAGTTAATTGTTATGAATAAAGTTACCTCGTCCTCATCTTGTGTTTCTACTTCAAGATCAGATGTAGGGAAACCCACACACAGAAGTGCATATCCCTGCATGTAAAAAAGCCACATAACTTATATTATATGCAAgataaacttgaaataaaagaTCTAAGACCCAAAATCACTCCCATTGGTTAAACATATGCTTcaataaaatttgatttctaaGAAAAAGAAGCTGTTCCACCTCAACTACGCTAAGacactctcttctctctttgacACTGTATAATCTCAAGCAGTAGGAGAAATCAACATCAAAATTGAGTAATCGGTTAAAGCTACGCCTTGTTCTCGTTGACTCAATAAGGGttgctagtttttttttttgcagacaGCTAAGTCAATGAAGTTGTAGCCTCCCTGAAGCACAAGGTAAAGGGATATTACTACCTGTGACTTGAGTTCAGCTGATATTCCCAATGCTTGTGGCTGCCTTAGCTCTCCAGATTTAACACGAACGGCACAGCTAGTACAGCAACCTACCAACCAACATAAAGAAGGGACATTCGAAGACTGCATAACTCAAAACCGACTCTAAACAGGTAAACCTCACCAACACATTTGGACTGCCAAGGCATTTAATTAACACGTAAATCTCAGAAAAACATGTAAACTACACGTCATGCATATCATCAGCATACTAACAAACCCTAACTATCTAAATTACCCTTGAAAATTTCAAATGTGGTAAAAGAAGACAGTAAAAGATATGCAAACGACTTTCTtaggaaaccaaaaaaaaaagagggggtgaagagagagaagggagTACCATGCCTGCAAGCAAAGGGGAGATTAATGTTCTGAGATTCAGCTGAGTGCAATATGTACTGATCCTGCATTCCGATATACATTCTCAGTTTGTTATCATTTCAGATGAAACGTTGCCGTTCTATGTTGTAATCTAAAGCACACAGTCCTTTCAGCTTCTAATTTGATATAACGAAGGAAGAAACATCATACCTCTGGAACCTCAAACTCGTGAACAACTCCTCGTTGACGATCGTGCACAGTGACCTTGTGCGAAGGCACAGCCAAGGATCCTCTATCTGCTGGACTGGAGATTTCTACTGGAATTCTAAACTCACACCTCGTTGCTCCTCGTCGGATGTTCGGCGAATATCTCCGATTCATCGGAGAAGTCTTCCGCTGAAGCCAATTGCAAGATGTACAGTGAAAAACCAGAGCCATTTTTTTCTTGCTAGGGGCTTTTACGTCGAGAGGTTGAAGATAAGTGCGTCCAAAGGTTGAAGATAAGAGAAGAGGTCATAAACCGGGAGAGAGTGAGTATTTCCGGTTTAATAAATTCAGTGATCTCGGTTCCTAAACCAACGATCTACGACCAATTTTGTTGGTTTAGATCTGGTAGAGACGTCGCGTAAATCAAAATTCTGGCCAACCAATCATTTTTGACGTGGCAGCTATTCGGAAGCCTCGGATTTTAAGCAAGACACGTAACGGCATCAAATAACACGTGCCATTAATATCACCTCATTTGGACCGACGAGGCTGTGCTCAtccattttatttaaatgaaacagAAAAAACCAATTCTATAACAGTACACCTAGAGAGAATAGGAAGAGCCTAACGAGAAAAAAATGCAATCGGCGAAACAGAAGCTAAGCGATATGGCTAGTACCGCCAAGGAGAGGATGGTGATATGTGAAGCAAGAGCTACTGAGAAGGTTCTAatcaaattatgatttttattttatgtttcgCGTTTGATAACTATGTGACTGGCCGTTTGGTTTAACTTGAATGTTTAATCATGACAGGCAGAGCAGGCGATGGCACGTAcaaaagaggagaaagagataGCACACCAACGTCGAAAGGCCAAGGAAGCAGAGGCTAACATGGATATGCACATGGCTAAAGCTGCCCATGCCGAAGAGAAGCTTATGGCTAAACAGTCTCACTACCACGTTTCTCAAGGTCACATGACTCATCCCGCCCCTACGCCGGCTCCTGCGCCAGTCACAGGTCATGGTTACCGGCAGAATCCTCCCGGGGTCACAACTGTACCACCACCCGCGGCGTACCCTCCTCCTCCGACCGGGCCTCATCATCATCCTTATGGAAACGTTTAGTGACTTctttataagttttttaaaagcTGGACTACTTTAGAAGTTAAATTAGACGTTGAGACGACTTACTTTATAAACGTTTTAATTACTGAAGCTATCAGTGAGCACGGATCCTGAAGTCTGTACCTTCAGATTCTAGGTTCGTGTCTAGATAACTATTACACGATTTGGATCGGTTTATTAGTCAAAagtaacaaaataattaaattaaaaataactaatacaATTAAAAAGATATCGCATGATACGAATCTTTGTAATACGTACCATTTAAAGAAGTGATTTACCAGCGAACTTCCATATTTGCTAATCtatgattttgataaaatacaACAGAATTTGGCAActgatcttcttcttttgatcAAAATATGACAACTAATCAAAACTTTGTAACTTATGCCTTGTTACAATGTGGAGGGCTTATAGTGGGGTCCGGGCTCATGATAGGCCGAGCTTTCTACGGCCCAGGCGAGTAAATAGCAACCCTAATTACTAATTAACAATTTGACATCTAAGACCAAAAACGCTAACCTAGGGATATAGGGGGCATCAGTTCTTTCAGTTAACCGAATTGAcaagtttaaactttaaatcgTCGCTTAACCGGTTTTCTTATCCTAGCCTACTATTAGTAAACAACGCTCCACCACTCAACAAACTCTATTAGGTTAAAGCCGTACGCCGTTATATATATTGTTGCTCACTAAACAGAGCTCTGCATCCGTCTCTATTGAGCTTGCGAAGAAGCAACTTCATAATCGGTAAAGGTAGATCATATACCTGTTCTTAATAAATCTTGATAGTCCGTCTTAGTTCAAATGAACTATGATGACTTGATCTTATATCTGCAGGTGGGATGGAAACGGATCTCAGAGCACTGTACGTCTATGCAGATGTTCTCTACTCTCGTTTCGTTTTTGATCTATCTTTTCTTGAAAAGTTGCTGAAGATTGTTTTATGAGAGTATTATAAGTCACTGCGTTTGGTAATCTGAGGTGTTGCTTTCCTAAACGAAGTGACTTATAATGATCTCATGAATCGATTTTTGCAAAGTCTTGAAGAGAGTAAAGGACGCATGACGTACTGAGTAATAAtagatttatcttttttttttcttatgatgtgccagtttctttttgtttgggtAATGACAAGATAAATCCCAAGCATCATCCACCTTATTAGCTTTGACATGAACAAAAGCTTGTAAAATGGATGATACTTGGGATTTATCTTTTTGTAGTCTCCTCTTCTTAAAGAGTTCTACATCATACACGACAATGATTTCAGGCTTGTGGAAGAATGGTATGCTTCTGTTTGTCGATTTGTAAGCCAGAAACTTGATATTTTGCTAAGTGTTAGTTTTAACTGAATCTTTACTCCCCATTTCATGTATTAATGGAACAaggttctttttttcttttttttgctaaaatttggaatGGACTTGTTTGCTTTCTCCCATTAGATTAAAGGCAAAGTGATCAATGATTTTATCCTTTTTTTGCTTAGTTTGAACTTTACTATGTTCTCGTAATATATTGATCAATatgaactaaaataaataacaatgttGTGCCGAACAAAACTAAGTTGACAGAATGACAGGTACGGTTTCGTGTAATTAATGGACTCATCAACCTCTTGTCGGCCCTTTTCAAAAGTTTACGGAAATACTGATAATACTTGCGCATGTATGAATCTCGAGGTTGATAGATTTTGAGATGAAACAAGGGGTTGGTCCGTACCTTCTGGACTGGAACCAGCAGACATGCAATCACATACCTTATCTTCTTAAGTTTCTTTTCAAGTCTCTATCTCACCTCTATAAACAGAGAAGAAAGCTCCACATATTTTGGCCAGTGCAAGAGAATGGTACACATCTACCATTTCCAACAGCTGCTTGTCATCTTCATAGGTCGGGAAATGTTGCTGTCTCTTCTTGCTTCATGTAAGTTAAGTTTTATGTCCCTCTCAGTTTCCTCTATCTTCTCATTTACAATATACACCACTTCCACGTTCGGCTTTTGTCGCTGTTGCAGTTGTTGATAAATATTAGGTTACAGTCGGTTTCTGCTCATTATTAGACAGCACATCAATCAGTTTGGCTAACCAGTAGTCATAGGAAGAACATGAACATACACAACTCTTGTATGTATGTGTTTCCTGCTTGTTAATCAGTTTGGCTAACCGGATCCAGAAACTTTTTGGACCCGgctcaaatttttt
The Raphanus sativus cultivar WK10039 chromosome 1, ASM80110v3, whole genome shotgun sequence DNA segment above includes these coding regions:
- the LOC108856915 gene encoding protein LOL1-like isoform X1 — translated: MPVPLAPYPTPPASALPPSYTPPLPVNGSTGGQSQLVCSGCRNLLMYPVGATSVCCAVCNAVTAVPPPGTEMAQLVGGCHTLLMYIRGATSVQCSCCHTVNLALEANQVAHVNCGSCRMLLMYQYGARSVKCAVCSFVTSVGGSTSTTDLKFNS
- the LOC108840729 gene encoding ferredoxin C 2, chloroplastic, encoding MALVFHCTSCNWLQRKTSPMNRRYSPNIRRGATRCEFRIPVEISSPADRGSLAVPSHKVTVHDRQRGVVHEFEVPEDQYILHSAESQNINLPFACRHGCCTSCAVRVKSGELRQPQALGISAELKSQGYALLCVGFPTSDLEVETQDEDEVYWLQFGRYFARGPIERDDYALELAMGDE
- the LOC108859211 gene encoding late embryogenesis abundant protein 6, which encodes MQSAKQKLSDMASTAKERMVICEARATEKAEQAMARTKEEKEIAHQRRKAKEAEANMDMHMAKAAHAEEKLMAKQSHYHVSQGHMTHPAPTPAPAPVTGHGYRQNPPGVTTVPPPAAYPPPPTGPHHHPYGNV
- the LOC108856915 gene encoding protein LOL1-like isoform X2, with the protein product MPVPLAPYPTPPASALPPSYTPPLPVNGSTGGQSQLVCSGCRNLLMYPVGATSVCCAVCNAVTAVPPPEMAQLVGGCHTLLMYIRGATSVQCSCCHTVNLALEANQVAHVNCGSCRMLLMYQYGARSVKCAVCSFVTSVGGSTSTTDLKFNS